GTCCTTCATCACCTGCACGACCTCCTCGTTCGTCTCGCCCATGCCGAGGATGATCCCCGTCTTGGTCGGGATGTGCGGGGCGAGGCGCTTGGCGGTGCGGAAGATCTCCATCACGCGCGCGTACCGGCCGCCGGGGCGGCACTTCTTGTACAGGCGCGGGACGGTCTCGGTGTTGTGGTTGTAGATGTCCGGCTCCGCCTCCAGCACGGCGCGGATCGAGTCCTCCTTCCCCTGGAAGTCGGGGACGAGCACCTCGACCGACGCGTCCGGGAGCCGGCCCTTGATCTGCCGGATGGTCTCCGCGAACGCCCACGCCCCGTAGTCGGGGAGGTCGTCGCGGTCGACGGAGGTCAGCACGACGTGGCGCAGCTGCATCTGGGCGCACGCCTCGGCCACGCGCTCGGGCTCCGCGGGGTCGAACTTGGGCGGGCGGCCGTGGGCGACGGCGCAGTAGGCGCAGTTCCGCGTGCAGACGTCGCCGAGGATCATGAACGTCGCGGTGCCGTGCTCCCAGCACTCGCCGACGTTCGGGCAGTGGGCTTCCTCGCAGACCGTGTGCAGGTCCAGCTCGCGCATCATCTGCTTGAGCCGGAGGTAGTTCGGGCCGCCGGGCGCCTTCACCTTGAGCCACGACGGCTTCCGCTGGGGCAGCGGCTCCGCGCGGTGGCGACCCATGATCTGGTAGAGCGTCTCGGCCATCGGTGGGGCGGGGCAGGGGACGGCCGGTCACCCGCGACAGGAAACGCGAGAGGGGATCGGCGCGAGAAAGGTAGGCGGCGGGCTAGCAGGGGGGTAGCGGACGTAACCGTTCATCGCCAGATAACCGGAACGCGCAACGCCCCGGCCCGCCGCGCGTACTCCGCGCGTACGCGCGGCTGGAGACGCCGCACCTCGTCCGTTCCGGGCGAAACCCTCGCCCCGCCCGCGCCGTAGAGTCGCCAGCACCCCACCCGGCTCACTCGGAGACCCGCCCCATGCTGCGTACCGTCTTCACCATCGGCCTCTTCGCCGTCCTCGGCGTCATCGCCCTGAAGCTGGTCTTCGGCGCCTTCGGCACGCTCGTCGGCCTCTTCCTCTGGCTCGCCTGGCTCGCCCTCAAGGTCGCTCTCGTCGGCTTCGTGATCTACTTCATCGTCCGGCTCGTCAGCCCGGACACCGCGCGCCGCTGGCGCGAGCGCTTCGGGAACGACGTCTGAGCGCGGCGGGGGAGCGGCGCGCCGGTCGCGCCGCTCCCCCGCACGCGGGGTGCCCAGGACTCACGAAACGAACGCACGCGGGGGGCGGAAGCCAGATCGGCTTCCGCCCCCCGCGTGCGTTCTGGCCTGCGCTCGCCGCGCCCGTCCGTCAGCGGCCGGCCGCCTCGGCGCCCCCGGCG
This region of Roseisolibacter agri genomic DNA includes:
- the lipA gene encoding lipoyl synthase — translated: MAETLYQIMGRHRAEPLPQRKPSWLKVKAPGGPNYLRLKQMMRELDLHTVCEEAHCPNVGECWEHGTATFMILGDVCTRNCAYCAVAHGRPPKFDPAEPERVAEACAQMQLRHVVLTSVDRDDLPDYGAWAFAETIRQIKGRLPDASVEVLVPDFQGKEDSIRAVLEAEPDIYNHNTETVPRLYKKCRPGGRYARVMEIFRTAKRLAPHIPTKTGIILGMGETNEEVVQVMKDLRAVDVDILTLGQYLRPSDGHVALDRYVTPAEFRWFYEIGMALGFRHVESGPLVRSSYHAWEQVQAAGV